Within Ipomoea triloba cultivar NCNSP0323 chromosome 9, ASM357664v1, the genomic segment GGCGTCTTTCAGCATAAGACGCATGATAGAGACCTTCGTTTCATGAGGTGAAGACACCGATGAAGGTGGAGGGAATGAGAGAGAATTCATATGCTCCATGCTACATGACATCGGCGAGAGGTGAGCTACTAAGCCTTGGATGCCGTGAACCACGATTACGCCGTTGTAGAAGAGGTCAGGCTGAGTGATCATCGCTCCATTCACGAAAACCTTCGGCTGGTCCTGAGTGACGGAGGGGGAGGTCGTGATAGTGAGGCAGCGGTTTTCAGCTAGAGTTTGGATTTTAGTTCCGGAGGCTATCTTGCGCAGGAATTCAAGCGGATAAAGTCCAGGAACTGAGTGCTCGTGTAGGAGCTGTCGTGGAGAACATGAACGACAGGTGAGCAGCGATGAATCAGCAGGAGCAAAGATAGTAATAGGAGCGCCGGTGGAGAGATTGGCACCGGCAGCCGCCGTAGACAGCTCCTGGAAGCCTAGAGAGTAGAGAATGCTGGCAAAAACAGGAGGCGTATAAAGATTACCGTCGAAAGAAGCCGAGTTCTCCGGCGATGGAGAAATGACGTCGGCGGTCGTTGTCACGTCGACGGTCGTCGTCAAGTCGGCGGTCGTTGTAGCTCCGGATATGAAGAGGGAGATAAGAATGAGTAAGACGAGGAGGATCTGCAGTTGCAGAGTACTGGTAGCCATGGCGGTTTTTGAGAGAGAAACTCGTGCAATTATGAGATTGAGAGGTAGGGTGCTTGTAGAGAGCGAAAATGATCAGAGCATGAATGTGAGGAGTGAGGATGGTTATACAATCACCGGGGTAATATAACAGAATTCATGGCGGGAAAATAAAACGGATTGGATTGCATGCGTCATGCGCAGTTGGGAATTCTGTTAGAGCTCTCTGCTCGATTTGACAAACTAGCCCTTACCGCGCCATTTCAACTTTATACTACTAAACTAATTATTTGAACAAAAGGGGTCCAGAATTTGACAAAAATAGTCACATAATTCTTCTGTATAGTAGCACCAAATTGTTTGAAATGATGTATGAATGCGAATTACTACTCTGAAAGTCTATGCGGGCCTTCATGCGTGTAGTGATGCAAGTATCCAACTTAGACTAGATTAATTATAAGTTCTCATACTAGGATTATAGCCCATTTTGATAATGTGGCGTGCATTTATGTTAAGAGAACAGTGAACCACATAGTTCATACTCTAATTAGGGCGCCTGAATCTCAATTTGGCTCCGGTAACTAACTCGGAATTTGACTCCCGTACATGGGACCAAGTCCCACCTGATTGTATTCGTCATTTAATTTCTAGTTTGCATTAGTAATAGCTTGATATTTTGGT encodes:
- the LOC116028968 gene encoding fasciclin-like arabinogalactan protein 21 codes for the protein MATSTLQLQILLVLLILISLFISGATTTADLTTTVDVTTTADVISPSPENSASFDGNLYTPPVFASILYSLGFQELSTAAAGANLSTGAPITIFAPADSSLLTCRSCSPRQLLHEHSVPGLYPLEFLRKIASGTKIQTLAENRCLTITTSPSVTQDQPKVFVNGAMITQPDLFYNGVIVVHGIQGLVAHLSPMSCSMEHMNSLSFPPPSSVSSPHETKVSIMRLMLKDAVVRLESSRYRIVALAMRVKFAELSKLNAMTVFALEDSNLLASNGFLYLSNFRFHVVPNRRILAPELLGLPTGSVLPTMDSAHELVLTTGGEGGTVSPIKINYISVPTLDLIHNSRIVIHAVSSPFPHMYHHKTRDGFGQIEESRCDLTSGDGVCNADTPTPPAIKPSTAEGYATGVLD